The genomic interval CGCGGCGCGCGCCTGCGCCTCGGTCAGCCCGACGCCGGCGACCTGCGGATCGGTGAACACCACCCACGGCATCGCGGCGTTGTCGTAGCGCTCCGCCCCGCCCAGAACGGCGTTGCGGGACGCGAGCTTGGCGCCATAGGCGGCCATGTAGACGAACTGGTCGCGGTCGGTCACATCGCCCGCCGCGAAGATGCCGGCCTTCGTGGTCTGCATGTCGTCGCCCACCCGGATCGCGCCACGCGCGTCGGTCTCGACGCCCATCTCCGCGAGGCCCAGCCCCTCGGTGTTGGCTGCGCGTCCCGTCGTCAGGACGAGGCGGTCGGCCGTCAGATCGCGGTCTGCGCCGTCCACCGTCACCGTCAGGACCGCACGGGCCCCGTCGCGCCGTGCGGCGTCGTAGGTCGCGCCATCGACAACCGCGACGCCCTCGGCGCGCAGCGTCTCCGTCAGCGCCCGGGACACCTCCGGCTCTGTGCGCGGCAGCAGGCGCGAGCGGCAGACAATGGTGACGCGGGTGCCCATCCGCGCCATCATCTGCGCCAGCTCCACGCCGATGTAGCCGCCGCCGAGGAAGATCAGGCTTTCGGGCAACCGGTCCAGCTCCAGCAGCGACGTGCTGTCGAGCGTTGGTGCGTCCTGGATCCCAGGGATGTCGGGCACGGCGGGTCGGCCACCGGTCGCGACGATCACCTTGGGAGCCGTGATCCTGCGCCCGCCGACCTCGACCCCGCCGAGGACGAGACGCGCCGGACC from Paracoccus fistulariae carries:
- the merA gene encoding mercury(II) reductase; this encodes MKDDCCAPKGDFDLAVIGAGSAGFSAAITAAEGGKRVALIGHGTIGGTCVNVGCVPSKTMIRAAEALHGAQTAHRFPGLNSEAQVADWSALIAAKDDLVATLRQKKYADLLPGYGGVTYLDEGPARLVLGGVEVGGRRITAPKVIVATGGRPAVPDIPGIQDAPTLDSTSLLELDRLPESLIFLGGGYIGVELAQMMARMGTRVTIVCRSRLLPRTEPEVSRALTETLRAEGVAVVDGATYDAARRDGARAVLTVTVDGADRDLTADRLVLTTGRAANTEGLGLAEMGVETDARGAIRVGDDMQTTKAGIFAAGDVTDRDQFVYMAAYGAKLASRNAVLGGAERYDNAAMPWVVFTDPQVAGVGLTEAQARAAGHDVKTSVLTLDNVPRALAARDTRGLIKLVADRATDRLLGGVIMAPEGADSVQTLAMALKFGMTTKALGETIFPYLTTVEGLKLAAQTFDKDVAKLSCCAG